The sequence below is a genomic window from Scylla paramamosain isolate STU-SP2022 chromosome 38, ASM3559412v1, whole genome shotgun sequence.
TATGACTTATGTTTCTGTACATTTCATCAACCTAACTCATTCATTTTACAAAGAAAAGCTATGCCTGGCTTGTGAATCTCAAGAACCTTTCCTAGTGGGCTCTGTTATAATTATTAGCTGTGTCAAATCCTGATAATTGAGTCTTATGGAAAAATAAGTTTACACATCCCTTGTCCCTTTACTTCCTCCAGCACTTGCCCTGCCTCTCATGAATgcagtaagaaaatgaaaggagaaatgtaATAGTAAATCAGAATAGAAGATTCATGCATGATCCCACAAGTCACTAATGCCACATTTCAAATTTTCCAGACAAAGCATATTTGCAGTACGACATACTGAATCCGAAGACAAAGGCAGTTGACCTGCAGCACACGGTTGTCCCTGAGGTGTTCAGGGGACAGGGAATAGCCAAGGTCCTTGCTAAGGTACACATGACTTGCTTCATAGTTTTAAGTGATGCCAGGTTACGAGAAGATGTAAGATAATACACTCCCTATTATGAAGTCACTTAACATTATAGGTATATCATACCAGGCTGACATCTCCCCCACACAGGAGGGTAGTTGATACATTCATATTCATGATCACATTCACAAATATTTAAGCCTACAAGTGAAAGGACAACCAATTCTCACTGATATTGAGTCATATAACACTTTGACAATACttaacagttttttttatcattttcttcatatGCAACACTTATGAAAGATCTACTAAGCTAACCATTTCTTTCAGGAGGTGTTTGAATATTTTATCAGTAGAGATCAACAGATGAAGCTAACTTGCTGGTACCTCAAGAAGTATTACCAGGATAACCCTCTACCTCAGtacacagagaagatcattcaGTCTTAGCAAAGGTCCCTATTTAGTGCAAATGGAAAACAGTAATTGTGATATTGGTTTTAGGAACTGCAGATAATGCTAAATAAAGTATTAGTGAAACAGACATAATTTATTATAACATTAATAGTATTCatgttagttaattagttatcATCTACCTcttatgaaggaaaataaattcaTAATGACTGACTTGTTTGGTAACTGAAATGTTAATATACAATAGGAGTTCAGAGCACTTGAGTATTCAAGAGAAGGGctgagaggaggaaggcgatTAGAGCATGAAGGGAAGACAAGAACAGGAATAAAGGACTCTTGTGCTGCAGTCTCCTGGCTACAGTACTTAGAAACAGCTGTCTGACAGAAactaaataaggaagaaaagtactAGGTAAAAAGCTGTCCTAATTATGCATTACTGTACAGTACTTCCTGAGCTTTTCCTGATATGCCAAGACAACTCCCTATTCCTCTAACAAGGAAAGACATATTTATAAGAAACATGTGCTGTAATGTCTGGTTAGCTTACCTGTGAATATTGTCATGCCTGCTAAATGCCTCTTCTGTATGAACATGCTCTATGTGGTGTGTGTAAAACACTCAGGGTGTTTCCCACGGTTGCCTGACTCCCTATCCTGTTCAGAAGGTAAAAGACTAGGAAATTAAACAGGCAAAAACAGGTCAAAATATTTATGATAAATGCAGTCATCTTTTCTTTGGCTTCCACAAtccacaatatatatattctaatgTCTGTCTAGATATTTTACCAACAATATGCATTAACAACACAAAGCTGAACCTTAACCAAATGTCATAAATCAAATAATACTGTACTAATATAACTTTTTTATATTCCAAATCATGTCAACAATAAGTAAAGTTGTACCTCCTACCACTTCCTTTATTAAAAGACAGTAACACTGATAACTGAATTTGCACAAGCAGTGACAAATTTTACAATAATCTGAAACTTAAATTTGTGCAGTCACcaaaaatttagttttacatGAGGCATAGTGAAGCAGGAATCACAGACCACtcaaatcaacaaaaaatgCTGATTATAATTTTCAATACAAATCTTATGATGGTCCAGTCACGAGAGCCTCACATTTAAATGATgaggtctcacacacacacacacacacacacacacacacacacacacacacacacacacacacacacacacacacacacacatacacacacacacacacacacacacaatgagaggatgttgatgaaaaatgagaagaatgaagtgCACAAGAATGAGATGTATGGGCAGGAAAAAAGTGAGCATATTTTTATCATCCTTAAAGGAAGCTTAAAAAGCATTAAAGTAGACATTTATAGCAATCCTTGTGACTTAATAGGGAAACCTTATTATCATGTATGCTACAAAGCTGATCTAAGTGTCACATCCACACCTCGTATGAAAACCAATGGAATGAGACATGACTGCAAAATTTCACAATAGTGATGCCCCATGAGTCCTGCTTCCCCACACTTCATGTGAAGTAACATTGTGCCGATAATGTAAGGGTACAATTGATCACAAATACTTGAATAACTACACAACAAAGCTGCTGATTACTATTCACTGAAGCTTTAAGCTGAACAGTACTCTTGTAAAACATAAATGCACTTCAGACAAATGTAAATTTGCCTGAACACATATTTTGATAAGTTGTAATTATGCCTGAAGACACATTTCCGCAAATACCGagtaatatataaatataaaacataaatagGTAATTAAGTATAAATCAACAAACACTATTATTAATATCCTAATTCTCTCCTGGAATAATAAATAACTTGTCAAAATGCACCTGTGGGTTGTCATCCCAGCACACCAACACTAATATGACACCAGTGTAGTCTTTGCACCTCCAACTCTTTCAGCCTTCGTTGTTATCATGAGACTTGGTCTTAGGGATAAATCTTCCATACTGCCAAAAATATATTTATCTACATAGTGAGAGTAATCTTCATTCGCTGCCACCGTCGACTGCACGCCGCAGTGAAATAAAGGAACCAACGAAGGCAATGATTGGCCCTTGTTGCCAGCACCATGGATTCTTGATTACACATAGTTCATTCAGATTAACTTGACATGTAAGCCCTGCCCCCTTCCACACAACAGCCACCAATCAGACACACGTGTTAAGTTAATGTAAAAGCATGCAACACTCATGGAGCACAGGTGATGGGCTGGTCCTGCCACTTAACACAGAGTAGAGTGGCCAGTTTCTTTCTCTGCTGTCTTTAACATCCCCAGTCACTGCTGACCAGTACCCACTAGTGACAGGGTGAACCTAGGAGTAGCAAGGCACCCCAGAAAAATCTTAACTGTAAGCTGCAGTTTGAACCCTGGACTGTTACATTTGGTTACACACATTACTGCCTGAACCACTGTGCTCCCTATTACATGTGTATTCCTCAAAAATAGTCAACAGCAGTAGCATTGTAGGGGAATGAAGCAGTTTTGTCATTCACAAACCCAAGGCATGCATCACAAAttcaagagaggagttgatatacttaattagtcagtcatttagcttaattaaccctttcactgctacacatTTTTCTCATCATCACTTACAACATTTTTGACACTTAttttgtactacagtctctGAAGTAGTTCTGTAGCCTAGAAAAGACAAAGTTAGCCTCCTATTCTCTAGTTTTCATAATGCTTTGAATGATAACAAAGGACGACCACAGCTGTAAAAGGGTTAAGGGACTGAACCAGCACAGAATGGGGATTTGGAATGGGAGAGGTGGAGGTTCTGCTGCTGTGGCCACCTCCTCTGTTGCACTCATGAAGTAAGTGACATGCCAGAGAGACATATACAAAAAACAGGTATCATCCAATCAAGAtcacaagaaggaaagaggcagAACTCATAATCCAATTAACTGGTGATAttcagaacaaaaacaagagataaagagaaaataatggaaatggTTAGTTATCTAGTTGCCAAATGGGAGAgactgaaaggaaagagatagcacaaaacaaatacataaaaaaagaaggaataagagctCATTCACCTGTTTCATCTGGACAAACTATGGTAATGAGGTTGACAAATTCATGACAGCAGTAATCAGAAGTCCAACAGGTGCACCAAAACTTGAAGCGATGGTGAAGTAACAAACACCAGCACTCATGTGAAGCGACATGCAACACCACAACAGCAAGGTCATGCCTGACAAGCAGCAGGTAAACAAATGGTACTGCTTAGTATTAAACACAGCAGGTAACGCAACAAATAGCCTTCAATAAGCACCAGATTCCACACCCAATAAATTAAGGACTTCACACCAAGGATCAAATTCCCTTTTAATTAGTTTCCAAGACCATGATCCAAGACTGAAGATATTTATGGTTAAAATGCCTCTTATGAGCCAATACAATGCATTAGTGCAAATAAATGTCTTTGTTCCAGCCTGACACCTTATATGGACTTATGAACCAGTGAAAGAATATACCTTGTACTTATTTCCAGATGCTATCCACCTGTGTATTTGATTAGACCACTGGAAACATTGTCACCAAGAGATGGTAGTGTCAGGATACACACACAATTGTATAAACCATTCAGATATACATACTTAAGTAAAGATTATGTTAGCACGTCTCATAATGAACAATGTTGTATATGGCCATCTTCATTCTCCGTTCCATTGAAAGAGATGCAAAGTATGCTAAATATAATGATTCTGTGATGACACAAATAGCACGGCTGATAGCAAGGCCTTTCAAACATCACTATTCACATGTTTGTTCATATCACCACAGACCTTATAGGAATGATAAGCAAAGATCTATGACATGACAAAAGATCTGAAGCAACAACAGCTAAGCAAATAAACTCTTACAGTCAGAGGGATAGAAATACATACTCATTTTGCTGTTTGCAATAAAATGACGGAAACAGTAATTCCCGCTCTTAGCTCCGTCATTACAGAGTTGTCATATATTCTACTCACACCAGTGAAAATACATTgaatgtgaagaaaataatttctctctcactctctctttctttagcATACACAGTCACTCAGTCCTTATGTTTACATTtcatgaagaggagaaatatcTTGGCTATGCACCACATCTTGCCCAGCCCACACCCACCTAGGGCACcccacaacacaaacaccaccaaacaggcagacagagtcTACAAAATAAGCCCTGTGTGCCTCACTGGAAAAGGTAAGAACTGGACCCAGTTTTGTACAGTAAAAGGAATATCTTCATCCCTGTAGATTTGATGGATCTTGTATCTAATTTTATGAGCTTTGATCTGATTCTGTGATCCATATTGTGCTGGTATCTATCTAACTTACACATACAACAAACAACATTCATCCTATTTTTTGCCCAGAGAACCTTATATTTTACTGACAAATTGGAGACTTACTCCAATCTTACATTTCTCTCAACAGATACAAGGAACAAAATTCATCTTGCCCTTATCCCAGAAAACGTTACATTTCAAGGACAAATATGAGCCAAGAGTCATCCTATCTTTAGCAAACCTCAGGGTGAAGATAAAACTTTTGGCTCACCACACAGCTTACTTACTATGGAGTGCTATGTTGTCTCCTCACAAGCACTACAGTGCAGGTACTAAGCTAAGTGTGCGCTGGCGCCTGTGGAAGGGACAACATTGGGTACCATCAATAGCTCCCATTGAACACTGGCGTTCTGCTCTGTGTTGTTTCAGGTATTTCCTCTGCTTGGGATCCTTCttcactaaaaacaaaacagaaaagaaaccaaacaaaattaaacttaaaatgaaaagtaaaaaacataaaataataaaaatatggaaACTTAAACTAATTATCAGGATACAGTGACCCTCTCCTGCCAGATTCAGAGACAAGCTGAATTCTACAAGGAAGGTGACTTCAGTGTGCagagttttggagaacaatgcAATGTACTTTTAGCAAGACTCATGGCTGGCAATCTCTATGCATGCACTGGAAGAATTCAACATTTCTCTATGTCACCTAAgtgaacaacacaacaacataaAAGGAAGTTGGCATAttccaacaacacacacacacacacacacacacacacacacacacacacacctcacagcTGGACATGCATGTATCAAAGTCTTATGTTATTCATCTGACAGTTTTAGTGCCAGTCCTGCACTCCTGGACAAGAGAGGGTCAAACAGCacatcattgtaagagtaaacATAATAAGCTGAAGGAAGAAATCAGTACGAATTCCCTTTAAACAAACCCCAAAAATAGAGATATTAAACATCTTTAAAACATGATCATGCCAGGGATAACTTAATTAGGTATacacaggggagagagagagagagagagagagagagagagagagagagagagagagagagagagagagagagagagagagagagagagagagagagagagagagagagagagagagagagagagagagagaaaaaacaagagcaaaataTCAAGCAACTCAAACaaaacactgcaacactccATGCAAAGAACTGCTGCCAGTGAAGGACACAGAGACAGTTTCTTACAATCCTACAAAACTAAGTTCCCTTTCAGAAAAGTTTCCAGATAAATGTCTGAATTTGATTTTATCCTTGCTTCTCAATAAATATGAGTTTCTTACATGGTAAAATTTAGACTGAGTTTCTGTTCAAGATCTTCTAGTGGAGAGATGCAGCCTGTCGGGAGtgcctcctcattttcttccattgaGGGGGAACTGCAGTGTGGAAGAATTGGCTGATGAGTAAACTTTGGACAATGCTgagaatatatgtaaaaaacGTCTTATGGGAAATGCAAAGCAAACTCAAAAATCTACAAATCTGAATAAAATGCAATGCTTAACTGGTTAGTTGTTCAACTGAGAATAAGCAGTTAGGCAGAAAGTCGTGATCATCCCTTGTTAAGTAAAACCATCACAATCTCTCATATGACAAAGCAGATGTGAGGCAACAGCAGCAGATGgattcaaaacaaaatcacaccttaccttacctcatcAAGTTTGACAAGCATCTATGCAAAAACTGAACACAAAAACAGTCTTCATTCAAATGCCACAAGGAAGGGATACCTGAGTGAGGATTCTGTAATGGAGTCCTGTGTATCCTTAAAGCTGAGGTCTGCAAGGTCCTGTGGCTTCAGAATCAGTTGGTCCTTCGTCCCTGGCTGCTCCTCCTTGATCTCGTCACCCTCACCCTTCGCAACAGGGAAGGATGCGACCCCcacagcagtggtagtggtggtggtggtggagtctgTGACAGCAGTGGGTGGCAGCTGGTCCCCTGTGACGCACACACCTTCATCCTCACTAACTGTAATTCATTTAAATCCTTCTGTTGTAGATAAAGATTACATACACTCTGGGCTGTATCTTAGTACctacttttaattttcttgtctctttctttacaGCATTCACTGTGACATGGAGAGGACACTTGTGTTTAACAAATACAGTAAATCCCCAGTTCAGTGTGGGGTTATGCTCCAAAGGCACCTGCAAAATACTAAAATCCGTAATATATTGactgtggtaaaaaaaaaaaataaataaataaaaaataaaaaagctgcTAATTGAAACATTTGCCTCCTTGTGACACTAATGGTGAGTAACCGCCAACTCGGCAAATTAGGAACCTGCACCATGTGCACAACACACCAACCACCAACACTGACCCAACGATAAGCAGAATGTTTGTACAACACTTACATAacacaccaaaccaccaccacaaggatAACAACCCATACACAACGTtgactggtgacaaaacctacttTTGCACGATCATCCAACCCAACCACCAgccaacagtagcagcagtgtaCAGCACTTACACAAACATGCCAAACTACTACCAACTCGAGTACACCAACCTACAAACAATGTGAGAGTGGCAATGAAAATTACTGCTTGCACAGCCAACCAACCAGCATCAGCTGGTGGCCACTCCGCCTGCCAACAGCTGACTGTTGATGGTGACAGGCTGGTGTGAACCATGCCATTGCCTCCATCTGGCCACCACCTTATCAGCAGGCTGTGTTGCCAAATATACAAGTGCACCTAAACCCTCGTCTGGGTATTTCCTCAACCCACGCCACGATTTAGTGTGTATTTTATTAGACATAATAGACAATTTTCTGCAATAAAGTGGGATTTCCTGCATTGTAAAAATAACTTGGTTCCAATGAAGAACCGCAAAAAGGTGAACCGGTGATAAATGAACCGCAATAAACTGGGGGCTCACTGTACCTCATCTTCATTtgtgggagatgaaagaaaacatgatcaagTATAATTTGGTAGAGCAAagcaagagaatgaagaaacacTTTACTTTGATATTTCAACTACtgagagaagatggaaagatggTGAGTCAGAATGTTGAAGTAATAAGGTGCTCCTATTTCATTTTGTAATTTCTCACCATCAAAGTCCACTTCATTATCTTATATTCACACACTGAAGTGTGGCGAGTgccgcctccctcacctgtggCATCACTGTGGAACACCAGGTGGGCAGCCGCTCCATTCAGGCTCTCGTGTGATGCTGCGTCGTCCATCGTGCCGCCACTTGCCATCAGGTCATCCATGCcattggtggaggaggtgacCCCGTTGGTGCTGTGGGCACCCTGCACCTCCTCAGCCACTTCGCCCAGTACCCCAATGCTGCCACCTGCCAGATCTGTCTGCCGCCTGTTAAGCACAACCCTTGTTACCATAAGTACATGGACAACTGGGCTGGCTTTGTGTCACATTTTTCTGATGCACTTCTTATTgtcaaaaagaaatatgaagacaCACCAACAAGTgaaattttttcttccttttaaacTCTCCCATTCtatacttgtttgttttgttcctaCTACAAGTTAATCACAATTTACATATCAAATATTCTATTGAAAATAAAGTTTAATAAAAAATTCTTAATCTATATCAACTACACATGCTGGATAAAATCCTTAATTCATAAATTTCTAAATTTTTAAATCAAACACTCTTATACTGAGATTCACTCAccatatcttttatttctttggcAACTTTCATCAAGTCTTGttacagattaaaaatacagCAAACACAACACTCACTGACCTTGGGGAGTCGAGGAGCATGTTGTCAGTGGAGCCACGGATGCTCTCCACGGAGGCGCGGGAAAGGCGGCCGTTGGGCATGAGCTGGCTGCTGGTCAGGCTCACCACATCCTCATCAAAGATCTTGTACCTGAGTGGCCCAAAGACATTCATTAAGTGaccagtgatggtgatggcttcAAGAGCTTACTTTTctagctttctttcttttcttgaaaGAAAGGCAAGTGAAAGGCATCATGTACATGAAAGAAGACTGTCTtgataaaagtaagaaagtatgaataagaaaagatacTGTCAAACTGGTTTGCAGAAAtagtttctcctttcttttatttttgact
It includes:
- the LOC135091649 gene encoding protein NATD1-like codes for the protein MLPRAARGKQGPALNVLTRAMSKTAAQNKQVVHDEENMEFYIKLGEDKAYLQYDILNPKTKAVDLQHTVVPEVFRGQGIAKVLAKEVFEYFISRDQQMKLTCWYLKKYYQDNPLPQYTEKIIQS